tgatggacgcggcaatcccgaaaaccaagtcccaggtgaggtctctcttggggttggccggttattaccgtcgATTCATCCCCAagtacgccacagtggtaaaccctctcgtgaacctcactaaaaagagtgcaccaaatttaattaaatggacaggggaatgtcagggggcctttgataCCATTAAGCAACGACTCTGCCGAGCCCCCGCCCtgatcacaccagattttgataaggaattcctcctccacaccgacgcttcggatgttggtctgggggcggtcttgtcccagcaggtcgacggagtagaacaccccatcctctACATAAGCaagaaaatgctccctcgggagcgcaactactccgtcatagaaaaggaatgtctggccattaaatgggccactcagaccttacgCTATTACCTCTTGGGgcattcattcaatctcgtcactgaccacgccccactcagatggttaagcacgatgaaggatagcaacgcccggataactcggtggtatctggcgctgcaacccttcatgtatttcatgacacaccgtgcagggaaagatcatcaaaatgcggattacttttcccgggaggggggtgtaatgggtaaggtagattcagccgagtgttccttcggctccactctgagcggtgggatatgtgacagagagcgaatgaatccgaagcaacaatctccctctcgaccggtgagggcactgtacaacaggaactgcgggcttcgtactgaatggttgggcagttcattccggggacagtcggaagccggccattcaggaagaaggcggcgttacggtacctggagtcatcgccctagtacggtgagcgaagtttcagtcatgaattggaggagacgtgattgaactagctatcggagggggcggggcttagggtactttagggggacgtgacgccgtaatcgtttcctttgttgtggttaatgggaggagacaaggacggaattttgaatgaagtgtggttccattgataactgttgtgtttgttttgccagacggCTGATTCGAAGCCGGAGCTGTAGGgagaagccagcccggacctgaacgcacacGAGCACCAGCACTagcactcagagcaccgcacctgcaccagagcacactGTCTGGAGACGTGTGGTTGTgactgtatttcttgttttgtgtgttggaattattatttcgggactgcaaccccccttttgttttgtcgctggcaatacccattgctgggtagagccagctttattatttgaatcctcgtcaaggaacattaaagaaacctgacctgtgaactttgtgtttgtcctttgttggAGCACCTGCAATCATctgtacaccggagcactacaaaccacatTGTCACAGtcgcatatggttgatttaatcagggctgcaACGGGGCATACCCATATCCCTGAACATAGGTTACCTGTAGGATGGGCCGAATTCATCAAAGGTTTGTCTGTAATAAATGTCCcctattctacagtacctaattctcaaacacgacAACTCATAGAAGCTTATAAAAAATGACCCTTAGAGACCCATATGcataagaagcagaaaaaaaggcagcAGTTATGGGAAACttattaagatgttactgtttttattgagtttacatatctttacattttgttgtatattcatgcaaatgctgtgtaaacattgtctgatacattttgttgtatatttatgcatatgttatataaacaatgtctgatatatatgtatatatatatatatatatatatatatatatgtctttacaacaataaaaatatttattcaccatCTACATTGTCATAAGTTTTTTTTGAAGATGAActttcataacattttttaaaatcatgatgagtcttgacacactgcacgcatgaaaatatatttatacagttctgttttttagggttagacatacaacgtataaattgggacaccatcagatcatttttgtttaaatcagagctgtagagCGCCATAACCTCAGGATAAGTAAGTCCTTGGGCTCGatgatgtacaaagaaaacacagtgatggccgcaggtcgtggtcataagaccttgtagaggctgattattgtacaccggcagtttttttattttttctttaggtagttgatcactagctagaaccccataaaaatactttgcagtcaaTGGGTTGCTGGATAGCAACGCTGTAAGCTGagaggtattcatttttaaaaggatcaatgttgtatcaaacttttcagtaatcaaagagaacagctctttggtgggaaacctcaatcacgttctcaaaaacagcataaacaatcatattcacagtctctggcagagcattggcaaaacgcatttcaaggcgcatattaccatttttcacattcttgatcaggggtcaaatcaaatgcatagagcgtatagcctctaataaagtctgacctatcaattatcagcggtttgtctttgagatgtctaccagtggcttgtattagactgtaatattcCCTGACGGGGTTGTGTCTTGTTGTATAGTGGGGTTGTAAAGGTTTTGAGGGGACTTGTTCACCATCGACGTACATAGCTATAAAGTTCCCTGcatagtgtttaaagttaaaagggttTTTAGCGTAGGAACCACTAAAAGCGTCATTATCtgttaaaccaataaccacaaactttggtaactgccccagaaacaaattctcctgattacaGACCCTGCTCCCTCTAGGAATACTAAAAACTTTCATAGACACTCTATCAATAGGATATCTGGCATTAGaggtcatcaaggcctgagcttgggcaattctgacctcaggggacacttttacttttttaatatagagagaggcttctaaaatcttaagtttgaactcttctgcggcatcagacattaaacaaaaagtgtcattggccctcaccattttaattttcaggtcaatACCATTTAGcatgagtttctcttgaaaaaatatatccgcaTGCAGTGGTCCTAAAAGTTCAACGGTATGGCTCATTCTGGTAAAAGCATGCTGTTTAACTAGACCTTCATTAGCccctgcaggatcagtctcatccatgtgtcctggggtatctttgtaaaacaagccgGCAGTGAATTGAGATTCTAGAGTGTCCTtactaaagtttagcattgcttctataatgctacggtaaggataagtattactgctttgactaattaagcgatttcctaaagttacatccacttgtgaaaacatggtagctacaGGGTAATTGATAATACCAACTATACTGCCTCCAACTAAATCGGCGCCATCAgccctagtaattttgcatgaaagtcttaaaagagtattattcaaatcaagataatcttcCCCATTTCCCGCTATGTAAAATTCGAGTGGGGCCGTGTCAGACAAGGCAGACGGGGGGAATTtccacataaaggttttttttcaaTACTCGTCTGGGCATAAGGTATAGTAAACAGatccaattctgatttcacacattcttgagacatatgatgtaccagcgtcatgatttaaaagatgtttctcttTATCGCTGTTCTGGGAGTCTTTGGTTTCTTACTCCTTCTCCGATTACCGCTACTAAATGACCTCAATGTAGCTGGTTTAGCCTTTTTGTGTGGATGATAGCGAGATCCTGGGGGTTTGCTACGTTTTCTCTTGTATCCTCTGGACATCACCATCAATCCCTCCCCTGACTGGCTCTTGTTGTGGCTATGAGAGTTATgacttgttaggacatttgacactacgtcactaacaatatttttagctgctgatttaaaatgaggtttaactatttcaaaaccccttctaagtaacggtaaagcttttctgaaaagacttctaaaaATACCCCCTATACCCGCTCCGTACATTACATGAGCTCCAGAAAATCCAGGCAAACCATTAccagcttgatttttgtaataattaatataaggattGACATATCCATTAGGGCCCATTTTCAATTAGGAGTAAAAAAGAGGCTTTACAGgtcggaaatgcaacttcactacaaccttcccaaaacggaatggcactaacttgttttgatccgtcttaatttgtatagttaaaGTGTCAAAGTTGGTCTTGCTGAGGGGAACGtaatgaggtctgtcgtaagttaccgtgattatatcgttgtttttgcctttaatagggaCATACCTTAGAAgaggcactgtggcaaagtggttagtaaggggaacaggtgtagcggtgatgcggtgcaggagtgacaggcagacaacgataatccagtgggaaaaactttattttattttaattcctggtctagtgaccataaataataagccccggcaatacacaacgatgtgtagagcgcggggatgaaaacacaggtttacagtcctggcaaaagaaaacaaaaacacgttcacccgtctcgggtgcgtgcagtcgtgctggtggtgagtgaatacactttatTTTGTGACGGTTCGtgatgtggtgatccggcttgtgctggcccacggcgacagctccagatgtgctttagctgtctggtgattccaaaaacacagacagttattttacagcgacaaacaaacacaaacacacacacgcaactctcTATAGCGTGATACAGTTACACAGTACTTTACTGtctcgtccttctcggtccttggcttaacccaaacgaaggaaaagaacagcgttaccctggcccctatatgtaatcccgcatgatatctaggtaaacggttgcagctgcctttttacttgcagctgcccctcgtttacctgtcaaatcaatacggtcttacaacagagtctcgcttccttccaggctgacccacttcccggtcccggaaacaaactgtcaggccagcccttccagatacttctcttcccgttctttagcgccctcacaggtcgggaggaagatttatcaccagaactcattgtatttctgtcacatatcccaccgctcagagtggagccgaaggaacactcggctaaatctacctttcccattgctcccccctcccgggaaaaataatccgcattttggtggtctttcccc
This region of Acipenser ruthenus unplaced genomic scaffold, fAciRut3.2 maternal haplotype, whole genome shotgun sequence genomic DNA includes:
- the LOC131725180 gene encoding uncharacterized protein LOC131725180, producing MDIAALTTLLQALEHRRETEDRQREERYTALIERVGLGNAPQTPAIPVMAPPKARAQKMTAEDDPEAYLVAFERLATTALWPKEYWASQLGPCLIGEAQAAYQAMTNEEASQYDLVKQAVLRRLNITGETHRVRFREYRRPRETRPRVVATTDPSRRANHPRISALVSPVGNQTSQITNLNGPAHLLTMETAVGPQLGCHEPGHIARLCPAAMECNVATCYLASEAGKQRKRDGSKNGKYATVVNPLVNLTKKSAPNLIKWTGECQGAFDTIKQRLCRAPALITPDFDKEFLLHTDASDVGLGAVLSQQVDGVEHPILYISKKMLPRERNYSVIEKECLAIKWATQTLRYYLLGHSFNLVTDHAPLRWLSTMKDSNARITRWYLALQPFMYFMTHRAGKDHQNADYFSREGGVMGKVDSAECSFGSTLSGGICDRERMNPKQQSPSRPVRALYNRNCGLRTEWLGSSFRGQSEAGHSGRRRRYGTWSHRPSTTADSKPEL